A DNA window from Mucilaginibacter xinganensis contains the following coding sequences:
- a CDS encoding efflux RND transporter permease subunit, with product MINKLISLSLKNRYLVLLSAIVLFAWGAYSVKENPIDAIPDLSENQVIVFTEWQGRSPQIMEDQVTYPLVSNLQGIPKVKAIRATSMFGMSFVYIVFDDKADVYWARSRVLERLNYAQRLLPQGITPTLGPDGTGVGHILWYTLDAKGIDLGEQRALQDWYVKLGLQTVPGVSEVASFGGFEKQYQVTIDPQKLNYYNIPLSQVLKAVKSNNNDVGGRKFEMNGTGYIVRGLGYIKSLQDVENISIGTINTVAVKVKDIATVQMGGDLRLGIFDQNGEGEAVGGIVVMRYGENADKVIHSVKDKMKDIEKGFPPGVKFKIAYDRSELIENAIGSVKHTLIEEMITVSVIVILFLFSWRSALSIIIQIPITIAASFILLNAFGITSNIMSLTGIALAIGVIVDNGIVMVENSHRNLAIAQEKEKL from the coding sequence ATGATTAATAAACTTATTTCGCTATCGCTAAAGAACAGGTACCTGGTGCTGCTCTCTGCGATTGTCTTATTCGCCTGGGGCGCTTATTCAGTTAAGGAAAACCCAATTGATGCGATACCAGACCTTTCCGAAAACCAGGTAATTGTATTTACGGAGTGGCAGGGCCGCAGCCCGCAAATTATGGAAGACCAGGTTACCTATCCGCTGGTAAGTAATTTACAGGGTATTCCTAAAGTAAAAGCTATCCGTGCCACTTCTATGTTCGGAATGAGCTTTGTTTACATTGTATTTGATGATAAAGCCGATGTTTACTGGGCCCGCAGCAGGGTTTTGGAGCGGCTGAACTACGCCCAGCGTTTATTACCTCAGGGAATTACACCCACCCTGGGTCCGGACGGAACGGGTGTGGGCCATATTTTATGGTATACGCTGGATGCCAAAGGGATTGACCTCGGCGAGCAACGGGCATTGCAGGATTGGTATGTAAAACTGGGCCTGCAAACAGTTCCGGGGGTAAGCGAAGTGGCGTCCTTCGGCGGCTTTGAAAAGCAGTACCAGGTCACCATTGATCCGCAAAAACTAAATTATTATAACATCCCCCTATCACAGGTGCTTAAAGCAGTAAAAAGCAATAACAATGATGTGGGCGGTCGCAAGTTCGAGATGAATGGCACCGGTTACATTGTTCGCGGGCTGGGCTACATCAAAAGCCTTCAGGATGTAGAAAATATTTCTATAGGCACCATCAATACCGTTGCAGTAAAGGTGAAGGATATTGCGACAGTACAAATGGGCGGCGATTTGCGCCTTGGGATATTTGATCAAAATGGCGAAGGGGAAGCTGTTGGCGGCATAGTAGTAATGCGTTATGGTGAAAATGCCGATAAAGTGATCCATTCCGTAAAAGATAAGATGAAAGATATTGAAAAAGGCTTTCCGCCGGGTGTTAAGTTTAAGATTGCCTATGACCGGAGCGAATTGATTGAAAACGCCATTGGTTCGGTAAAACATACTTTGATAGAAGAGATGATCACCGTGTCGGTAATTGTTATCCTGTTCCTGTTTAGCTGGCGCAGTGCCCTGAGCATTATTATCCAGATCCCCATTACCATTGCAGCCAGTTTTATCCTGCTCAATGCCTTTGGCATAACCTCCAATATTATGTCATTAACCGGGATTGCTTTAGCCATTGGGGTTATTGTAGATAACGGGATAGTAATGGTAGAAAACTCGCACCGCAACCTGGCAATTGCACAAGAAAAAGAAAAATTATGA
- a CDS encoding heavy metal-binding domain-containing protein, with product MKKVTLIAVAIFFSAASVFAAPLNRTGSDTTKTKKVKPAKVQYTCTMHPEVLSDKPGKCPKCGMTLVKKEVAKKKTT from the coding sequence ATGAAAAAAGTAACATTGATTGCTGTGGCTATCTTTTTCTCTGCTGCAAGCGTTTTTGCAGCGCCCCTAAACAGGACGGGATCTGACACCACTAAAACCAAAAAAGTAAAACCTGCAAAAGTGCAGTACACCTGCACCATGCATCCTGAGGTATTGAGCGATAAACCCGGCAAATGCCCAAAATGCGGGATGACCCTGGTTAAAAAGGAAGTTGCCAAAAAGAAAACTACCTAA
- a CDS encoding HYC_CC_PP family protein, with translation MKRSALITITAIYLLSCLGLGVNRFYCCGKLASITLIYGVDENAGSDAAKKDNCCKNEKQSFKIKDNHVSANSFVFIPLLPVTLPSLTGWKPIASIKDQIISIGYQSNAPPGSCDTPIYTRNCTYRI, from the coding sequence GTGAAACGTTCAGCACTAATTACAATAACAGCCATTTACCTTTTATCCTGTTTAGGATTGGGGGTTAACCGGTTTTATTGCTGTGGTAAACTTGCATCAATAACGCTGATTTACGGCGTTGACGAAAACGCAGGAAGCGATGCAGCTAAAAAAGATAATTGCTGCAAAAACGAAAAGCAAAGTTTTAAAATAAAGGATAATCATGTTAGTGCCAATTCCTTTGTGTTTATTCCGTTGTTGCCGGTAACCTTGCCATCGCTAACCGGCTGGAAACCAATCGCTTCAATTAAAGATCAAATTATAAGTATAGGATATCAAAGCAATGCCCCACCGGGGAGTTGTGATACCCCCATTTATACCCGCAATTGCACTTACAGGATCTGA
- a CDS encoding efflux RND transporter permease subunit: MTTAERIKIIEASCKQVGRGVFFSTLIIVASFLPVFLLEGQEGKLFGPLAWTKSFILAIDAILAVTLAPVLISFFLKGKLRTDDHNPLNRVLQTVYHPILNWCMTWRKTTIGINIIALLISVPLLITLGTEFMPPLDEGTILFMPVTLPDVSNAEAKQILQVQDRIIKSIPEVKNVLGKAGRANTATDNSPINMVETIILLKPKDEWRKGIKKEDIINELNAKLQIPGVVNGWTQPIINRINMLSTGIRTDVGLKVYGQNLDTIYALSGKMKQALQGINGVKDLYVDPITGGKYLDIRVNKDAIGRYGLSVDDVNEVVESALGGMSLTPTIEGRRRFSVNLRLAQDYRNNLDAIKRTLVQTTGYGPIPLSSVADIIISDGPAMIQSENALLRGTVLFNVRDRDLGSTVNEAQAKLNDMVKTLPKGYFIEWSGQYENLIRAERTLKLVLPVVLVIIFACLYFAFHSVREAFFSLISIPFALIGGAYMVYFFGVHLSVAVAVGFIALFGIAVETGIVMVIYLNDAMQQLVALKGNSKETITRADLHEYVMNGAVKRLRPKLMTVCVALFGLVPILWSTGTGSDVMLPIVLPMIGGVLTSSTHILLVTPLIFLMVKEYELKKYGKLEVLNVKE; the protein is encoded by the coding sequence ATGACCACAGCAGAAAGAATAAAAATCATAGAAGCCTCCTGTAAACAGGTGGGGCGTGGTGTGTTTTTCTCCACGCTCATTATCGTAGCCTCATTCCTGCCGGTATTTTTATTGGAGGGGCAGGAGGGTAAATTATTCGGCCCGCTGGCATGGACCAAATCATTTATTTTGGCCATTGATGCCATCCTGGCGGTAACACTTGCACCTGTACTCATCTCATTTTTTCTGAAGGGAAAATTAAGAACCGACGATCATAATCCGCTTAACCGGGTTCTGCAAACAGTTTATCATCCCATATTAAACTGGTGCATGACCTGGCGTAAAACCACAATCGGGATTAACATTATCGCTTTACTCATTAGCGTACCCTTACTGATTACGCTGGGTACTGAGTTTATGCCGCCACTGGATGAAGGAACGATACTATTTATGCCGGTTACGCTGCCTGATGTTTCAAATGCAGAAGCAAAGCAAATTTTGCAGGTACAGGACAGGATAATTAAAAGCATTCCTGAGGTTAAAAATGTGCTGGGTAAAGCCGGAAGGGCAAATACAGCCACCGACAATTCGCCTATTAACATGGTAGAGACGATTATACTTTTAAAACCAAAGGATGAATGGCGAAAGGGAATAAAGAAGGAGGATATTATTAACGAACTCAACGCCAAACTACAGATTCCTGGTGTGGTAAACGGTTGGACACAGCCTATTATCAATCGCATCAATATGCTTTCAACCGGCATCCGTACGGATGTGGGCTTAAAAGTTTACGGGCAAAACCTGGATACGATTTACGCCCTGTCAGGTAAAATGAAACAGGCGTTGCAGGGTATTAACGGCGTAAAAGATCTGTATGTTGACCCGATAACCGGGGGTAAATATTTAGACATCCGCGTGAATAAAGATGCCATTGGCCGTTACGGATTGAGTGTAGATGATGTTAACGAAGTTGTTGAAAGCGCATTAGGCGGTATGAGCCTTACGCCAACCATTGAAGGTCGCAGGAGGTTTAGCGTAAACCTTCGCCTGGCGCAGGATTACCGCAATAACCTGGACGCAATAAAACGCACGCTGGTGCAAACAACAGGTTACGGGCCCATCCCTTTATCATCGGTAGCGGATATCATTATCAGCGACGGGCCTGCTATGATCCAGTCAGAAAATGCTTTGCTGCGCGGAACGGTGCTTTTTAATGTGCGCGACAGGGATCTGGGAAGTACGGTGAACGAAGCGCAGGCCAAACTCAACGATATGGTAAAAACCTTACCCAAGGGCTATTTTATTGAATGGAGCGGCCAGTATGAAAACCTGATTCGTGCGGAACGTACTTTGAAACTGGTATTACCAGTAGTACTGGTAATTATTTTCGCCTGTCTTTATTTTGCTTTTCACTCCGTTCGCGAAGCGTTTTTTAGCCTCATCAGTATCCCATTCGCATTGATTGGCGGCGCTTATATGGTGTATTTTTTTGGTGTGCATTTATCGGTTGCGGTAGCGGTAGGCTTTATTGCGCTGTTCGGCATAGCAGTGGAAACCGGTATCGTAATGGTGATTTATCTGAATGATGCTATGCAGCAACTGGTGGCTCTGAAAGGAAATTCAAAAGAAACCATTACCCGCGCCGACCTTCACGAGTATGTGATGAACGGCGCAGTAAAACGGCTAAGACCTAAGCTAATGACGGTTTGTGTGGCGCTGTTTGGACTGGTACCCATATTGTGGTCTACCGGTACCGGCAGTGACGTGATGTTGCCGATTGTATTGCCGATGATTGGCGGGGTTTTAACCTCTTCTACGCACATCCTGCTGGTTACCCCGCTTATTTTTTTAATGGTGAAGGAATATGAGCTGAAAAAGTATGGCAAACTGGAAGTGTTGAACGTAAAAGAATAA
- a CDS encoding PepSY-associated TM helix domain-containing protein, giving the protein MQKLTFKKIIRQLHLILGLASGLVVVVVAITGAMYAFEEEGRDLFQHEFYHVKQAGATRLPFKQLTDTLKAHYPKFKVTSIRFKENTDAAIIFYSKKEFAVSIDPYTAGIIGEQNLKTDFFSVVLTIHTHLMLGELGGTIIKVNVLIFFIMCISGLILWWPRQRRFFKQATTINFKTQNWKRLNWDLHSVLGFYALLILMIISLTGMFFIYDSVKNTAAFLTGHAPVKKEKKPKVDPGLQKRFNIDKAYLYMAFNYPGAIEVNITPAAAKTDAIRVLMRYPYTIARRQNAIYFNPYNGAVIKADLYKNNTAYDNVAASNYTLHTGRVNIIGIGSKIIYFLSGLIAASLPITGFLMWLGKQKKQRPKKLAYAERA; this is encoded by the coding sequence ATGCAAAAGTTAACATTTAAAAAGATCATCAGGCAACTACACCTCATTTTAGGCCTGGCCAGCGGGTTGGTTGTAGTTGTGGTGGCCATAACCGGCGCTATGTATGCATTCGAAGAGGAGGGCCGGGACCTTTTCCAGCACGAATTTTATCATGTAAAACAAGCGGGCGCTACCCGGTTGCCATTTAAGCAACTGACAGACACCCTTAAAGCGCATTATCCAAAATTTAAGGTAACCAGTATCCGCTTTAAAGAAAATACCGATGCCGCCATTATCTTTTACAGTAAAAAGGAGTTTGCGGTAAGTATTGATCCGTACACCGCCGGCATCATCGGCGAACAAAATCTTAAAACTGATTTCTTTTCGGTAGTACTCACCATTCATACCCACCTCATGCTGGGAGAATTAGGCGGGACTATTATTAAAGTCAACGTACTTATATTTTTTATCATGTGTATAAGTGGTTTAATCCTTTGGTGGCCCAGGCAAAGGCGATTTTTTAAACAGGCAACCACCATCAATTTTAAAACCCAAAACTGGAAAAGGCTTAACTGGGACCTGCACAGTGTACTTGGCTTTTACGCGCTGCTTATATTAATGATCATTTCGTTAACGGGAATGTTCTTTATATACGATTCGGTAAAAAATACGGCTGCCTTTTTAACCGGCCATGCACCCGTAAAAAAAGAGAAGAAGCCAAAGGTTGATCCCGGCCTTCAGAAACGATTTAACATAGATAAAGCGTACCTGTACATGGCATTTAACTATCCCGGGGCTATTGAAGTGAACATTACCCCCGCCGCTGCCAAAACCGATGCCATCCGGGTATTGATGCGCTATCCTTACACCATCGCCCGCAGGCAAAATGCGATTTATTTTAATCCGTACAACGGAGCGGTCATTAAAGCTGACCTGTATAAAAACAATACTGCGTATGACAACGTGGCGGCAAGCAATTATACGTTACACACAGGCCGGGTCAATATCATCGGCATTGGCTCAAAAATCATCTATTTTTTATCCGGACTGATAGCCGCCTCACTGCCCATAACCGGCTTTTTAATGTGGTTAGGTAAACAAAAGAAGCAAAGACCTAAGAAATTAGCGTATGCCGAACGCGCCTGA
- a CDS encoding DUF6799 domain-containing protein: MKKTMIALTAVVLSCSAAAQNSMPDSAMHKMSHASKHGMADCVMMKKGKMITMMNGKTMPMTGTRTMANGTMVMADGTCKIKGGKRMMLKEDQCVMSDGKIMKVPLKTGMMKKHMMMDTLKKDTMKM, encoded by the coding sequence ATGAAAAAGACCATGATCGCTTTAACAGCAGTTGTACTAAGTTGTAGCGCTGCGGCACAAAATAGCATGCCCGATTCTGCAATGCATAAAATGTCACATGCATCCAAACATGGGATGGCTGATTGTGTGATGATGAAAAAAGGGAAAATGATAACCATGATGAATGGCAAAACCATGCCGATGACCGGTACTAGAACAATGGCTAACGGAACGATGGTAATGGCCGACGGAACCTGCAAAATAAAGGGTGGTAAGAGAATGATGTTAAAGGAAGACCAGTGCGTTATGTCGGATGGGAAGATAATGAAGGTGCCATTGAAAACGGGAATGATGAAAAAGCATATGATGATGGATACCCTGAAAAAAGACACCATGAAAATGTAA
- a CDS encoding TonB-dependent receptor produces MLLILPSLLFFTLSIKAQAITGTIKGSVRTSDGKPAEYVNITLNETNQGTAAAQNGHYSIRNIKPGNYTLVVSFVGLQTQSKQVTVVAGETITENFVLSEGGKQLQEVYVKSARHNKFLKKETEDVARLPIKNLENPQVYSVVTSELMKEQVVTSYVDGFKNIPGTGVPLVYNNGRTTLLSRGFVTGNFIRNSVAGYNFNSIDPADIEKIEAIKGPTGTLFNSSLASFGGLFNRVTKQPFATPRTEIAYQTGSFDLNRLTADVNLPLNQDKTVLFRINTALHNERSFQDAGFNRGFFVAPSLTYIINDRLSVDINAEIGNSNATSAYRLAPDTKGSIHNVKDLGIDYKRSFGNNSVDYLSRQIDIYALVNYKISNHWKSQTMFNKTYSTTNGIVTQLNLVDSVKKIKQQATKEDYPYYITNLQENFIGDFKIGQFRNRIIAGVEYYNQKSNNTNTTVTMPAISYLDPGAAYNNFTYDKVQALVAAAAPKAGGYVQNNQSSYAAYVSDVFNITERLNAMASIRIDKFDNQGAYTPADGKVSGKFSQTAWSPKLGLVYQLVKDQVSFFGNYMNGFNNVSSTSFDNTPFKPQYANQWEGGIKADAWDHKISSTVSYYDISVTNTTMDDPAHPGFSTQAGTQLSKGLEAELIANPFGGFNIVAGFAYNDSKITLAAPGSGLQGLRPASSGPARLANLWMSYRITEGQLHGLGIGVGGNYGSQSYQSNTQAFKFVIPSYTTVDATIFYDQPKYRLGFKLDNLTNEKYWSFRLAPQNPTRGTLSMSIKF; encoded by the coding sequence ATGCTATTAATCTTGCCAAGCTTGTTATTTTTCACTTTAAGCATAAAGGCACAGGCTATAACCGGCACAATAAAAGGCTCGGTAAGAACCTCCGACGGCAAACCCGCCGAATATGTAAACATCACCCTTAACGAAACCAACCAGGGCACCGCAGCAGCACAGAACGGCCATTATTCAATTAGGAACATAAAACCGGGCAACTACACACTTGTGGTAAGCTTTGTGGGCCTGCAAACCCAAAGCAAACAGGTGACAGTGGTGGCCGGGGAAACCATAACGGAGAATTTTGTTTTATCCGAAGGCGGCAAACAACTCCAGGAGGTATATGTTAAAAGCGCCCGGCATAATAAGTTTCTTAAGAAAGAGACTGAAGACGTTGCCCGACTGCCCATCAAAAACCTCGAAAACCCGCAGGTTTACAGCGTTGTAACCAGCGAACTAATGAAGGAACAAGTGGTAACCAGCTATGTGGATGGCTTTAAAAACATCCCCGGTACAGGTGTTCCTCTCGTTTACAATAACGGGCGAACCACCCTTTTGTCGCGGGGCTTTGTTACCGGCAATTTTATACGAAATAGCGTGGCGGGTTATAATTTCAACAGCATCGATCCGGCAGATATCGAAAAGATAGAAGCCATCAAGGGGCCCACCGGAACGCTGTTCAACAGCAGCCTGGCTTCGTTTGGCGGGCTGTTTAACCGGGTTACCAAACAGCCCTTTGCAACACCCCGCACAGAGATTGCCTACCAAACCGGAAGTTTTGATCTTAACAGGCTTACCGCTGATGTTAACCTACCTTTAAACCAGGATAAAACTGTACTGTTCCGCATCAATACCGCCCTGCACAACGAGCGCAGTTTCCAGGATGCAGGTTTTAACCGCGGCTTTTTTGTGGCCCCAAGCCTCACTTACATTATAAATGACCGCTTGTCAGTTGATATCAATGCCGAAATAGGTAACTCAAATGCCACATCGGCCTACCGGCTTGCACCCGATACCAAAGGAAGTATCCACAATGTAAAAGACCTCGGCATCGACTATAAGCGCTCATTCGGTAACAACAGTGTTGATTACCTAAGCAGGCAAATTGATATTTATGCGTTGGTAAACTACAAGATCTCCAACCACTGGAAATCGCAAACCATGTTCAATAAAACGTACTCAACCACCAACGGCATTGTTACACAACTCAATCTGGTTGATAGTGTAAAGAAAATAAAACAACAAGCCACCAAAGAAGATTATCCCTATTACATCACCAACTTACAGGAAAACTTTATCGGCGATTTCAAGATCGGCCAGTTTCGTAACCGTATTATTGCCGGGGTTGAATATTACAACCAAAAAAGCAACAATACCAATACCACCGTAACAATGCCCGCTATCAGTTACCTTGATCCCGGCGCAGCTTATAATAATTTCACCTACGATAAAGTACAGGCGCTGGTTGCGGCCGCAGCGCCAAAAGCAGGCGGCTACGTTCAAAATAACCAAAGCTCGTACGCAGCCTATGTGTCGGATGTATTTAACATTACTGAACGTTTAAACGCCATGGCCAGCATCAGGATAGACAAGTTTGACAACCAGGGGGCATACACCCCTGCTGATGGCAAAGTTTCCGGTAAATTTAGCCAAACGGCCTGGTCTCCTAAACTGGGCCTGGTTTACCAGCTGGTTAAAGATCAGGTGTCGTTTTTTGGTAACTATATGAACGGTTTTAACAACGTAAGTTCAACCAGTTTTGACAACACACCATTTAAACCGCAATATGCGAACCAATGGGAAGGGGGCATAAAAGCAGATGCCTGGGACCATAAAATCAGTTCCACAGTCAGCTACTACGATATCTCGGTAACCAACACCACCATGGACGACCCGGCGCACCCCGGCTTCTCAACCCAGGCGGGTACCCAGCTAAGCAAGGGGCTGGAAGCTGAGCTAATTGCCAATCCGTTCGGGGGATTTAACATTGTTGCCGGTTTTGCTTATAACGATAGTAAAATCACCCTTGCGGCTCCGGGTAGCGGGCTACAGGGTTTACGCCCCGCCAGCTCAGGTCCGGCACGTTTAGCTAACCTGTGGATGAGTTACCGTATTACTGAAGGCCAACTGCATGGCTTAGGTATTGGCGTAGGCGGCAACTATGGCAGCCAATCGTACCAAAGCAATACGCAGGCATTTAAATTCGTCATTCCGTCATACACCACCGTTGATGCTACTATATTTTATGATCAGCCTAAATACCGCTTAGGTTTCAAGCTGGATAACCTTACTAATGAAAAATACTGGTCGTTCCGCCTGGCACCACAAAACCCAACGCGGGGAACACTGAGCATGAGCATTAAATTTTAA
- the glmS gene encoding glutamine--fructose-6-phosphate transaminase (isomerizing): protein MCGIVGYIGFRDAYPIVIKGLHRLEYRGYDSAGVSLFDKELKVYKKAGKVSDLEAFVKDVDLGGTIGMGHTRWATHGVPSDRNSHPHSSGNRKLTIIHNGIIENYGVIKEALLSKGHVFKSDTDTEVLIHLVEDIQDVTGLDLREAVRVALTKVIGAYAIVIMSADEPDLLIAARKGSPMVIGVGKGEYFIASDATPIVEYTKNVIYLNDNEIAYLSREDLLIKNIDNIVQTPYIQELDLKLDALEKGGFDHFMLKEIYEQPRSIRDCMRGRIYPEKGLVQLGGIKEFAGKLKNIDRIVIIACGTSWHAGLVGEYLIEEYARVPVEVEYASEFRYRNPIITEKDLVIAISQSGETADTMAAIELAKEKGATIFGICNVVGASIPRTTHAGVYTHAGPEIGVASTKAFTAQVTVLTLMAFYIAQQRGTITESKLIEQLTELNEIPELVEQALKLNDHIKEIAWRFKDSTNCLFLGRGSSFPVALEGALKLKEISYIHAEGYPAAEMKHGPIALIDDEMPVVFIATKDSSYGKVVSNIQEVKARKGHVIAIVTEGDTEVKSMADYVIEIPQTGEAFVPLLATIPLQLLAYHIAVMRGCNVDQPRNLAKSVTVE, encoded by the coding sequence ATGTGTGGAATTGTAGGATACATTGGCTTTAGAGACGCTTACCCCATCGTTATTAAGGGCTTACACAGGTTGGAGTACAGGGGATATGACAGTGCTGGTGTTTCGTTATTTGACAAAGAATTAAAAGTATATAAAAAGGCAGGTAAGGTTAGTGACCTTGAAGCTTTTGTTAAAGATGTTGATTTGGGCGGCACCATTGGAATGGGCCATACACGTTGGGCAACACACGGTGTGCCAAGCGATAGGAACTCGCATCCGCATTCATCAGGTAACCGTAAACTCACTATTATTCACAATGGGATAATTGAAAACTATGGCGTTATCAAAGAAGCGCTTTTAAGCAAGGGCCATGTTTTTAAAAGCGATACTGATACAGAGGTTTTAATACACCTGGTTGAAGATATCCAGGATGTAACAGGCCTGGATCTGCGTGAAGCCGTTAGGGTTGCTTTAACAAAAGTAATTGGCGCATACGCCATTGTGATAATGAGCGCCGACGAACCAGACCTGCTGATAGCGGCCCGCAAAGGTAGCCCCATGGTAATTGGCGTTGGCAAAGGTGAATATTTCATAGCTTCGGACGCTACGCCGATTGTTGAGTACACAAAAAATGTGATCTATCTTAATGATAACGAAATTGCCTACCTCAGCCGCGAAGACCTGCTGATAAAAAACATTGACAATATTGTACAAACGCCTTATATCCAGGAGCTTGATTTAAAGCTTGACGCGCTGGAAAAAGGCGGGTTTGATCACTTTATGTTAAAGGAGATCTACGAGCAACCCCGTTCCATCCGCGATTGTATGCGCGGCAGGATCTATCCAGAAAAGGGATTGGTTCAGCTAGGGGGTATTAAAGAATTTGCCGGTAAGCTCAAGAATATAGACCGGATCGTTATCATAGCCTGCGGTACATCGTGGCATGCGGGCCTGGTTGGCGAATACCTGATTGAGGAATATGCGCGTGTGCCCGTTGAAGTTGAATACGCTTCGGAGTTCAGGTACAGAAATCCTATCATAACAGAAAAAGACCTGGTAATCGCCATTTCCCAATCAGGGGAAACAGCCGATACCATGGCTGCAATTGAACTGGCGAAAGAAAAGGGCGCTACTATTTTCGGCATCTGTAATGTTGTAGGCGCATCTATTCCGCGCACTACCCATGCGGGTGTTTATACCCATGCCGGTCCCGAAATTGGGGTAGCATCCACCAAGGCATTTACCGCGCAGGTAACGGTTTTAACGTTAATGGCCTTTTACATTGCACAGCAACGGGGCACCATAACTGAAAGCAAACTGATTGAACAATTAACCGAACTTAACGAAATTCCGGAACTGGTAGAGCAGGCCTTAAAACTTAACGACCATATCAAAGAAATAGCATGGCGGTTTAAAGACTCAACCAATTGCCTGTTTTTAGGGCGGGGGAGTTCATTTCCGGTTGCACTGGAAGGAGCACTTAAACTAAAGGAAATATCATATATCCATGCGGAAGGATATCCGGCTGCTGAGATGAAGCACGGGCCAATTGCCCTGATAGATGATGAAATGCCGGTGGTATTTATTGCAACCAAAGATTCATCGTACGGAAAAGTTGTCAGCAATATACAGGAAGTTAAAGCGAGGAAAGGCCATGTTATAGCTATTGTTACCGAAGGGGATACCGAGGTAAAAAGTATGGCTGATTATGTGATTGAGATTCCGCAAACCGGCGAAGCGTTTGTGCCACTGCTGGCAACCATACCATTGCAATTGCTTGCTTACCATATAGCTGTAATGCGCGGCTGTAACGTAGATCAGCCCCGTAATTTGGCTAAATCAGTTACGGTGGAGTAG
- a CDS encoding DUF4270 family protein, producing MKFFRLDLLTLLISLFILNSCKNQDTVGLGVDSSTQINGTQVDTSTIIVNTVKEDSIITTGATKNALAYFTDPVFGVTESNLAASLSLPGAAAYTLPSGTISIDSTRLVMHYIDGFYGDSVASSYKLNVYQLSELFNESTSYYNTKQWQANTSNLLGSVTFKARTHDSIKISNIITGKPDTLIKVPAQLRVPISNSFIISNFFNANSATLSSNKIFQNSVKGLYLTLDKAQTTGAGGSLMFAAGDTLTVYCKIVKSGVIDTTQIKLPITKLAASVKHTYSTTINAELNNTTTSGNVFYLQGLGGLRTKVSFPNLLANIRSNLLKKDSDIILNRAELVVTPNPGSNIPYRPIPKITLYRLDIAHQRIGVADVSSSDPRNVAANAFGYYANKQYRFILTAYLQDILLKKTIDYGTYIAPIDTTNKSSVDIVATSQIAARTVAVGSDKTSPYRIKLDIIYTKIAK from the coding sequence CTGGGTGTTGATTCATCAACCCAAATTAATGGTACACAGGTAGATACGTCAACCATAATAGTGAATACTGTAAAGGAAGATTCTATTATAACAACAGGAGCCACTAAAAATGCGCTGGCTTATTTTACCGATCCTGTTTTTGGGGTAACAGAATCAAACCTGGCTGCCAGCTTGAGCTTGCCTGGTGCAGCGGCATACACGCTGCCTTCAGGAACTATATCGATTGACTCGACCCGGTTGGTGATGCATTACATTGACGGCTTTTACGGTGATTCGGTTGCATCGTCATACAAATTAAATGTTTACCAGCTATCTGAGCTTTTTAACGAAAGCACTTCTTATTATAACACCAAACAATGGCAGGCAAATACTTCTAATTTACTTGGCTCGGTAACGTTTAAAGCACGCACGCACGATTCGATAAAAATTTCGAATATCATAACCGGCAAGCCTGATACGCTAATAAAAGTTCCGGCCCAGTTAAGGGTGCCTATAAGCAACAGCTTTATTATTTCGAACTTTTTCAACGCAAACAGCGCAACGCTTTCATCAAACAAGATCTTTCAAAATTCTGTTAAAGGATTATATCTAACTTTAGATAAAGCACAAACTACTGGCGCCGGTGGCAGTTTAATGTTTGCAGCGGGCGATACGCTTACCGTGTATTGCAAGATTGTAAAAAGCGGCGTTATTGATACCACCCAGATAAAACTTCCTATTACCAAACTGGCGGCTTCAGTAAAGCATACTTATTCAACTACCATTAATGCTGAACTTAACAATACAACAACATCAGGCAACGTTTTTTACTTACAGGGCCTTGGCGGCTTACGCACTAAAGTAAGCTTCCCTAACTTACTGGCTAATATCAGGAGCAACCTTCTTAAAAAAGATAGTGATATTATATTGAACCGTGCAGAACTGGTGGTAACCCCTAATCCGGGATCAAACATCCCTTATCGTCCAATACCTAAAATCACCCTTTACAGGCTTGATATTGCGCATCAGCGTATTGGTGTTGCTGATGTTAGTTCGAGCGACCCGCGTAACGTAGCCGCTAATGCTTTTGGTTATTATGCCAATAAGCAATACCGGTTTATTTTAACGGCCTACCTGCAGGATATTTTACTGAAGAAGACAATTGATTACGGCACTTATATAGCCCCTATTGACACCACTAATAAGTCGAGCGTTGATATTGTTGCTACCTCCCAGATTGCCGCGCGTACGGTAGCGGTAGGTTCAGATAAAACATCGCCTTATCGAATAAAACTAGATATCATCTACACAAAAATAGCTAAGTAG